GAGAGGCTCAATCTGCTCAGTGCTACTAACAATTAACTAATAACATCTAGTAACAGCAAGTAACTGCTCTTCCTCCAGAGGGTTTAGGACCCTATATTtgagggacagggcagggataAGGTCCACAGTTGTGGGATATTTACATTCCCCAGAGGTGTTGGACAACATATCCTGAACACCCAGAATCGAGAGGTGGCTGCTGACGTCCAAGGGACCCTTTCCCCCTCCATCCTCCCTTTTCCACCACAGAGTAGTGAGCTTTCTTTCCCCCCTTctcagcaggaggagcagggagcagcagagcctgcaggaaaGCTGGGCAGAGAGGAGTTAACTCTAAACCCAACctcagggagaggggaaaaaaaaaaacaacagagaacTATGGAtcagcagcaagagcagagggagggaaaagggggagtcagagagagaggagaggagctccagaagaagagagagcagagctggtggtGAGCAGGGGGAGGCAGCGGAGCACCAGGCAGGAGTGACTGGGATGACGGAGCTGTCCAGATAAACTCTTCTGTGGTCTGCATCCTCCCACTACCGCTGCGTGGGCTGGACCAGAGGTCTCTCTCTAAGCAAGTGGCAAAGCTGCAGGCCCTTCCTCAAAAAGGTAAGTACAGCTTCCAAAGCTGAAAGGTGGCCTCAGGCTCCCTGAGCAGAGACACTCTGGTGCATTTTGCATGCCCAGAAGGAGACCGGGCTCCTCTGCTTCACTGAGGAGATCCCATGGGGCCAGAAGGGTAAGCTGGAGGGTAGCTATCAGTAGGACAGAGGGGACCAGAGACACAGAGAGGCAGGGACAGTCTCTTGGTGTGATACACAAAGAagctgagaagcagaagtgGCATGAGCTGAGGGACGGGGGAGCATGGAGTGAAGGAGCTTGCATGACCCAAAACCAAGTTAATTGCTTGTCAACAGTAGCTAGATAACagtgtctttccttctctgtttttgCTCAGAGAAGGACAATTTGTTCCAATGATAGCCTAACAAGGAGAAGGTTTATTCAGAGATAGGCTGTTGGTGTTCCTTGCCTGAGCACTGTGTTACTCAGGGCTGGAGGAAGTTTTGCAGCAAATCGCAATACCTTGAGCTGTGATAATAACAGGCTTCTTCACAGTGATCATCATGTTGTATTTCAGGTGGCTCCAGGGtctcctccccatcctcacCTACCTGCCACCATCCAGCCCTTGATCACCTCTCAGCATCAGGAAAAGGTGCATTTAGTTGCCTTTCCTCTGTGGACCGTAACTACTGCACAGGGAGCAAGGAGCAGCCAGCTCCTGGGTGGAGGGGGTCCCAGCTTAAGGAGTTCCCTTGGGGTGGGAATGTGTTGGGGTGCTGCTCCTGTGGGGTGTGATCCAGGCATCGGGTCCCTGCTGTGGGGGGTGGTACAGCCCTGGGCTGAGTGTGCTGGGACCACTTGCAGCCCATGGGAGCCTCCTACCCCAGGCCCTGTGGCCAAACCCTGTTGAACACTAGCCAGGGTTTAAACTTACCAAAGCAAGCAATGCCAAGGGGTTTAGCAGATTTGGGAATGTAGGAGGAATGTGGGTGAGGCCAggtggcagggcaggagggatccTTCGgagtgctgggagcacaggAGGTGTTCTGGTGGCAATGTGAATCCGGGCAGGAGAAAGAGGCTTCAGCTCTGCTCAAGCCAGGCAGATGTGGGCTGACTGACCACAACAGCCTTCTTGCCAGTGATGTCACGAGAATCTTGGTGGCATCATCTAACCAGCTGTTTGGGATTGACATCTCTGGGAGAAACGTGAGTGTCAAAGGCTGGGGTCAGGCACCTTGGGGCCTATTATTCCTTTCTCCCAATGCAGGTCCCTGCAGCGTGACAGGAAGATGCCAGGGGGATTGAACATCTCTTCTGACAGCCCGGAGCTACGAGCAGCAGGGATTATTGTGCCCATCATCttctccctcatcttccttGTGGGTACTGTGGGAAATGGGctggtgctggctgtgctgctgtggaatGGCCAAGCCAAGTACTCCACCACCAACCTCTTCATCCTCAACCTGGCTGTGGCTGACCTGTGCTTCATCATCTGCTGTGTCCCTTTCCAGGCCACCATTTACACCCTGGATGGTTGGCTCTTTGGGGCCTTTGCCTGCAAGGCTGTGCATTTCCTGATCTACCTCACCATGTATGCCAGCAGCTTTACCCTGGCTGCCGTCTCTGTTGACAGGTAAGTGTCCTCTTCTCTTTGAGTTCTGCAGCTCAGGGACACTGTGTTTGCCACTCTTGAGCTAAGGCTGGGAGGAAGGCCACTACTTACCCAGTTGGGTGTCCTGTAAGAAGCAGGTCAGGTCTCCCCAGAGGTAAGGCCAGCAGAACCATGCCCTCCCCCTCTACCAAGCCAAGCTCTCAGCCTAATTACCCAGCGCTCACTTGGAAAGGAGGGGAGTCCACCATGCATAAGCAAGAACAGCAAAACCCCCAGGGCAGCAACACTACGCAGAAGAAACAGGAAAGTCCTGCTCCTATCCTTCTCTTACCTGATTCAAAAGATACATTGCTTGCCCTTCCTGAACTAGCACAGCAGAGTGGATGATAGAGATCCCAGGCCCACTGTTGGAATGTCCCTGATATTTTTCTGAATTCACTGTAACCCTCACTCCCAAAAGATTTGGGAGGGAAGAGATGGGTGGCTGCATGGGAAGGGGTACACAGAtggcagctccacagggcagGAGAAATACCTCATCTCACCCATGCTGTGTTTTGactctccttctccttcccctccttgcCAGGTACTTGGCCATTCGCTATCCACTGAAGTCCCGGGATCTCCGCACGTCCCGAAATGCAGGAGTGGCCATTGTGGTAATCTGGTCACTGTCGCTGCTCTTTGCAGGGCCTTACCTCAGTTACTACCAGATAATCCATTACCATGGTGTGCCCATCTGTGTCCCCATCTGGGAGGATCAGCGCCGAAAGGTTCTGGACATCTTCACGTTTGTATTTGGGTACCTGTTGCCTGTGACCGTGGTGAGCCTGGCATACTCTAGGACCATCAAGTTCTTGTGGACTTCTGTAGACCCCATAGAAAGAATCTCAGAGTCTCGGAAAGCCAAGCGTAAGGTCACCAAGATGATTGTCACAGTGGCCATCCTGTTctgcctctgctggctgccccaCCACCTGGTCATCCTCTGCTTCTGGTTTGGCCACTTTCCCTTCAACCGGGCCACTTACGCTTTCCGCCTGGCTTCCCACTGCCTTTCCTACACCAACTCCTGCCTCAACCCTATTGTCTACGCCCTCATCTCCAAGCATTTCCGCAAGCGTTTCAAGCAGGCCTTCACCTGCCTCTTCTTCCAGAACAAGAttaggaaaaagaagaagaagagggtTGGAAGGAAAGTCCATATGGTCAATGTGGAAAGAGGTTTTCCCAACAGGACAGATTTCTATGGAGGCAACAGCGAGGTGACCCAAGCCCCAGAAGAGAACACCAGGAAGAGGGACCATGAAGATGCCAGTCATGCCAGAGCATGGACTCAACAGGTACAAGGACCTATGGTCTCTGTTCAGAAGGAGCTATTGGAGGAGGAAATTTTGGCAACAGCTGGCCATTCCCTAGATGTGACCCCTCTAAGAGGAACAGTTGGACAAGACCAAGAAGAAGCCCTAGAAAAAGGCTAGAGAGGCAAGAAAGAAGTCTATATTTGCATCACATTTTCTGACCACATCACAGTGGTTTTGCTTTCCTCCAGGATCATCATGCCCATGCCTTACACCCACTGAGATGGTTTTATGTTGGCAGTGAGAGATAAGCTCACTCATTCAGACCCATTAAACTGAGTTCAAGTCCCCCAGAACTCCTCAAACACCTCCTCCATGATCCTGTAGTCATGTCTGAGACCTGCCATCATCCCAGCTCAATATTCACAGTAAACTTTAAGCGACTGCAACAGCCATCCTTTTCTTTAATTATGTATGGTGTTTTATTAGTGCTGTGTGGATCCCAAATATGTAACCCTTAATGTGAGGCAGCTCTGCACCCGTACTTTCTTAAAAGAAGGTAAAAATTGGGAAGCTTAGGAAAAAGTGTATAGGGAAAGCCATGACATTGTGGGACACCCAGACTTCCACACTGAAGCTGGGAAACAATTACAGGTTGTCATGGCACTTGTAGGTGTCCTAAGCCCTGCATGGGCTACAAAATCCTCTGGTGTCCTCACTTGTCCCCATGCATGGTGCTGGAAGTTGTGTCAAAAGTGAAGGAGTTttggctgcagccagtgctgtaGGCATTGTACAGTGAGACTGGGTGACATCAGGCAGcttgcagagctgtgatgtGCATGAGCAGAGCCATGATCTCCcccttatttttcttctttttctgttcccTACTTCTGTTTGCGTAAatctttcctttttgctttgtCCTGCCCACTCTTAATTCCCAGGTGACATGGTATTTCTAATGCTCACTGAAGCTGTTGTTCAGCTTGCTAGAGCTCAGCTCCAAGGACATCCCTTTTTCTGTGCGGAGGGTAACTGAAGAGGAAAGCCAACACTGCTGGgaattagttttctttttccattcaaGTGCTTGATGTTGCTTTCTGCACTTTGAGCCTCCCTTGCCTCTCTCCCTGTTTCTGATTTTTCCACCTCTCTCCTTTCGTGGTGGCTGCCACTCCTCTACAGCAGATCTCTTTCAGAAACGTGTCCAGTGTGCCTTCCTGGGAACAGCGAGTTCTGCAGCCACCCTCTGCACATGATGCCATGGCTGGTGGCCAGCTCACATGGTCTCATAATTTCCTCAGGTGAAGACTCACTCCACAGCCCAGAGGGTTGGAGGGAGAAGGGAACAGCAGTCAGGAACAATGGCTGGACACTACCTGTTCTTGCCTAGAAGCAGCTAGGCTGTTGCTCACCCCTGATCCTGTTCCTCCTGGTCCCAGATTGCAAATGGAACAGATCAGATCAGGGCTGACTGCTGCACAGTGGGGTAAGCCTAAATGAAACAGGACAGAGAGTACAGGGAAGATCTTGGGGAGAAGGTGCATTTAGCATGACAAGTGGCTGCAAGCCCTGGACCCCTTCACTACATTCTGCCTGGTGCTAAGCCTCAATTTTGGGGAGCACATGAGCAGGAAGGGCAGGTGCTGAGCCTGGGTTGGGAAGGCTCTGGAGCCAGAAGGGAATTCCTGTCTATTCAGTACCAGTTTACATGCTTCAACTGGTTTCTCAGCTCAAAAGCAGAGGTGAAGCAAAGATGTTACATCCTTGATAGAGAGACAGGTTTAATTAAAACTGAAGGAGTTTCATTACTGCTTTCCACAGAGCCTTCCCTCCAGACTGATTGGCATTCTGCAGTCTCTGCTCCCAGCTTCTTGTCTTAATTACTCActcttttctcttattttctatCCTACTTTTTATCACTCAGGCTGACAAGCTCATTTTTAACCCTGCAGGGGCTGGTTTGCCACATCAGTAGAATGCAGCTGTTCCAAGATCTGGAACAGGGTAGATGAAATGGGAGAGGTGTGAGCAGGTCCGGGCTTTGCGTCTAGGGGTAAACATCAGCTCTTCTCTGTGGAGTAACTTAGTCCTGCCAACTGTGTGCTGATTCTGGTGTCTGGCATCTCCCTGGCATGTGTGACATGAGCCTGACAAACTGGGAGGTGCCAGACCCAGGTGTCAAGAATCTCATCCTGCTTATGACCCTGTGTGCAAATCTGGCAGCCCTGGGAAGAGAATtctgttttttgcttttggGTTTAGCTGCTGATCAGCCTTAGCAGGTTGGCAGctgattattttaattcttccaTGTGCTCTCTTCCCCTCTCAGAGATTtcataaaaaaccccagagtAACACTGTTTTCCATACCTCCTTTATTATCTTCCTAATCCAAACTTGTTGATTCCTCCATGTAGTCACCCCATGGGCCCTGgcctgcccagagctgctccccaaGGCTGGCCAGGCACAATGCATGAAGAAGGAATCTTTTTTTAAGAGTATCTTTCTGTGATGGAAGAGACCTTTGCTCACTCTGTGAGCAAAGGAAGTGGATGAAAGGGTGAGAAGTTTGCCAAAGACACTTCATGGGGCTTCCTTAGCAGCACAGATAATTGCTGTGCTGGATTTGAAGTCTGCTGGAAAGGCAAAGGTGGAGGAAGCAAATGAGTTTAGCTGTTGGAGATTAATTATTTCAGCTGCTGAAGAGCTGAACAAATTCTTGATGTTCATACACATTGCAGCGTGTGCTTTGCACTCAATTGTGTGGGTGAAGTAGC
This portion of the Anomalospiza imberbis isolate Cuckoo-Finch-1a 21T00152 chromosome 5, ASM3175350v1, whole genome shotgun sequence genome encodes:
- the GALR3 gene encoding galanin receptor type 3; the protein is MPGGLNISSDSPELRAAGIIVPIIFSLIFLVGTVGNGLVLAVLLWNGQAKYSTTNLFILNLAVADLCFIICCVPFQATIYTLDGWLFGAFACKAVHFLIYLTMYASSFTLAAVSVDRYLAIRYPLKSRDLRTSRNAGVAIVVIWSLSLLFAGPYLSYYQIIHYHGVPICVPIWEDQRRKVLDIFTFVFGYLLPVTVVSLAYSRTIKFLWTSVDPIERISESRKAKRKVTKMIVTVAILFCLCWLPHHLVILCFWFGHFPFNRATYAFRLASHCLSYTNSCLNPIVYALISKHFRKRFKQAFTCLFFQNKIRKKKKKRVGRKVHMVNVERGFPNRTDFYGGNSEVTQAPEENTRKRDHEDASHARAWTQQVQGPMVSVQKELLEEEILATAGHSLDVTPLRGTVGQDQEEALEKG